Proteins from a single region of Sylvia atricapilla isolate bSylAtr1 chromosome 7, bSylAtr1.pri, whole genome shotgun sequence:
- the BZW1 gene encoding eIF5-mimic protein 2 has product MNNQKPQKPTLSGQRFKTRKRDEKERFDPTQFQDCIIQGLTETGTDLEAVAKFLDASGAKLDYRRYAETLFDILVAGGMLAPGGTLADDMTRTNVCVFAAQEDLETMQAFAQVFNKLIRRYKYLEKGFEDEVKKLLLFLKGFSESERNKLAMLTGILLANGTLNASILNSLYNENLVKEGVSAAFAVKLFKSWINEKDINAVAVSLRKVNMDNRLMELFPANKQSVEHFSKYFTEAGLKELSEYVRNQQSIGARKELQKELQEQMSRGDPFKDIILYVKEEMKKNNISEQTVVAIIWSSVMSTVEWNKKEELVAEQAIKHLKQYSPLLAAFTTQGQSELTLLLKIQEYCYDNIHFMKAFQKIVVLFYKAEVLSEEPILKWYKDAHLAKGKSVFLEQMKKFVEWLKNAEEESESEAEEGD; this is encoded by the exons ATGAATAATCAAAAGCCGCAGAAGCCGACACTATCGGGCCAGcgttttaaaaccagaaaaagag ATGAAAAAGAGAGGTTTGACCCTACTCAGTTCCAGGACTGTATTATTCAAGGTTTAACTGAAACTGGCACTGACTTGGAGGCAGTAGCAAAGTTTCTTGATGCTTCTGGTGCAAAACTTGATTATCGCCGCTATGCAGAAACACTTTTTGACATCCTGGTGGCTGGTGGAATGCTGG ccccaggcgGGACCCTGGCAGACGACATGACACGCACAAACGTCTGTGTGTTTGCAGCACAGGAAGACCTAGAAACCATGCAAGCATTTGCTCAG GTTTTTAACAAGCTAATCAGGCGTTACAAATACCTGGAGAAAGGCTTTGAAGATGAAGTCAAAAAG ttgctgctgttcctgaaaGGGTTCTCAGAATCTGAGCGGAACAAACTGGCCATGCTGACGGGTATTCTGCTTGCCAACGGGACACTCAACGCATCAATTCTCAACAGTCTCTACAATGAGAACTTGGTTAAAGAAG gtgtttctgcagcttttgCAGTCAAGCTGTTCAAATCATGGATAAATGAGAAAGATATCAATGCAGTGGCTGTCAGTCTTCGCAAAGTTAACATGGACAACAGGCTCATG GAACTCTTCCCAGCCAACAAACAAAGTGTCGAACACTTCTCCAAGTACTTCACTGAAGCAGGACTAAAGGAACTTTCTGAGTATGTTCGGAACCAGCAATCCATAGGAGCTcggaaggagctgcagaaagaaCTGCAGGAGCAGATGTCACGGGGAGATCCATTCAAGGAT ATTATCTTGTATGTGAAGgaggagatgaagaaaaacaacatcTCAGAACAGACTGTGGTAGCCATAATCTGGTCAAGTGTAATGAGCACAGTGGAGTGGAACAAAAAGGAGGAGCTGGTAGCAGAGCAAGCCATTAAGCATTTGAAG CAATACAGCCCTCTACTTGCTGCCTTCACCACCCAAGGTCAGTCAGAGCTGACTCTTCTGTTGAAGATTCAGGAGTATTGTTATGATAACATTCACTTCATGAAGGCCTTCCAGAAAATAGTGGTGCTCTTCTACAAAG CTGAAGTTCTGAGTGAAGAACCCATCCTCAAGTGGTATAAAGATGCGCATCTTGCAAAAGGAAAGAGTGTTTTTCTGGAGCAGATGAAGAAGTTTGTTGAATGGCTCAAGAATGCTGAAGAAG AGTCGGAGTCTGAAGCTGAAGAAGGTGACTGA
- the PPIL3 gene encoding peptidyl-prolyl cis-trans isomerase-like 3, with amino-acid sequence MAVTLHTDVGDIKIELFCERTPKTCENFLALCASNYYNGCVFHRNIKGFMVQTGDPLGTGKGGNSIWGKKFEDEFSEYLKHSVRGVVSMANNGPNTNGSQFFITYGKQPHLDMKYTVFGKVIDGLETLDELEKLPVNEKTYRPLNDVRIKDITIHANPFAL; translated from the exons ATG GCTGTCACGCTGCATACTGATGTGGGAGATATTAAAATTGAACTGTTCTGTGAGCGTACTCCAAAGACTTGTGAA AATTTCCTGGCTCTTTGTGCTAGTAACTACTACAATGGATGCGTATTTCACCGAAATATAAAGGGCTTCATGGTTCAGACAGGGGATCCATTAG GCACTGGGAAAGGAGGTAACAGCATCTGGGGCAAGAAGTTTGAAGATGAATTTAGTGAATATCTAAAG CACAGTGTCCGTGGGGTGGTTTCCATGGCAAACAATGGTCCCAACACCAATGGATCTCAGTTCTTCATCACTTACGGCAAACAGCCACACCTGGACATGAAGTATACAGTGTTTGGAAA GGTTATTGATGGCTTGGAGACCCTGGATGAGCTGGAGAAGCTGCCTGTGAATGAGAAAACCTATCGACCTCTCAATGATGTTCGCATTAAAGACATTACAATTCATGCCAACCCTTTTGCTCTGTAG